In one Umezawaea sp. Da 62-37 genomic region, the following are encoded:
- a CDS encoding YafY family protein: MSASSERVPRLLALVPYLLARPGIPLREVAADFEVPEKQLRKDLELLWMCGLPGYGPGDLIDLSFEGDTVTVGFDAGMSRPLRLTAAEATSLLVALRALSDTPGMLDAEAVQRAVAKIEAAVGKAQPAGVAVGLALREAPETTKVRDALQDGVRRGRALRLRYYTPSRDEITDRVVDPMRMLLVEGHSYLEAWCRAADGVRLFRLDRIDEVEVLDEGAAPPPHAQHTDTSEGLFRPDASQKMAVLVLEPDARWIAEYYPVDDVIELGAGRARVMMRYADLSWMVRLALGLGGDVRVEHPAELADEVVRQSTAALRRAEHLPST; encoded by the coding sequence GTGAGCGCGTCGTCCGAACGGGTGCCGCGGCTGCTGGCCCTGGTGCCGTACCTGCTGGCCAGGCCCGGTATCCCGCTGCGGGAGGTGGCCGCGGACTTCGAGGTGCCCGAGAAACAGCTGCGCAAGGACCTCGAACTGCTCTGGATGTGCGGGCTGCCCGGCTACGGCCCCGGCGACCTGATCGACCTGTCGTTCGAGGGCGACACGGTCACCGTGGGCTTCGACGCGGGCATGAGCAGGCCGCTGCGGCTGACCGCGGCCGAGGCGACGTCGCTGCTGGTCGCGCTGCGCGCGCTGAGCGACACGCCGGGGATGCTGGACGCCGAGGCGGTCCAGCGGGCCGTCGCCAAGATCGAGGCGGCCGTGGGCAAGGCACAGCCCGCCGGGGTGGCGGTCGGGCTGGCGCTGCGCGAGGCGCCGGAGACGACGAAGGTCCGCGACGCGCTCCAGGACGGCGTCCGGCGCGGCCGGGCGCTGCGGCTGCGCTACTACACCCCGTCACGGGACGAGATCACCGACCGGGTCGTCGACCCGATGCGGATGCTCCTCGTGGAGGGCCACAGCTACCTGGAGGCCTGGTGCCGCGCGGCCGACGGCGTGCGGCTGTTCCGGCTCGACCGCATCGACGAGGTCGAGGTGCTGGACGAGGGAGCGGCCCCGCCGCCGCACGCCCAGCACACCGACACTTCGGAGGGGTTGTTCCGGCCCGACGCGTCGCAGAAGATGGCCGTGCTCGTGCTGGAGCCGGACGCGCGCTGGATCGCCGAGTACTACCCGGTCGACGACGTGATCGAACTCGGCGCGGGCCGGGCGCGCGTGATGATGCGCTACGCCGACCTGTCGTGGATGGTCAGGCTGGCCCTGGGCCTGGGTGGCGACGTGCGCGTGGAGCACCCGGCGGAGCTCGCAGACGAGGTCGTCAGGCAGTCCACCGCGGCATTGCGCCGGGCGGAACACCTGCCGTCCACCTGA
- a CDS encoding cellulose-binding domain-containing protein yields the protein MRSLLRVLAAVVSGVSVVALVVVGGHTAASAAPACAVVYQPNQWQGGFTANVTVTNGGAPVTAWTLTWTYTGSQTVTSAWNATVTQSGKVVTAKNVAHNGTLGSGASTQFGIQASFQGTNDAPVDYAFNGVSCNGQPPTTTTTTTTTTTTTTPSVPGKCPAGAVCDDFEGQTGTSPSGLWSVGAANCTGAGTVSVDNAVAHAGTRSVRVDGKAGYCNHIFFGTSVATTGPVRVRYYLRHTTLLPASHITMAALKDSADSGRDLRFGGQNQALQWNRESDDATLPAQSPAGVAQSVPLPVNQWNCVEFEIDRAGTLRTWLDSREITGLKVDGVPTPDVDQQWLARSGWRPAPVDLRLGWESYGEGADTLWYDDVVIASSAIGC from the coding sequence GTGCGAAGCCTGTTGCGCGTGCTCGCCGCCGTGGTGTCCGGTGTGTCGGTAGTGGCGCTGGTCGTGGTCGGCGGCCACACCGCAGCCTCGGCCGCACCCGCCTGCGCCGTCGTCTACCAACCGAACCAGTGGCAGGGCGGGTTCACCGCCAACGTGACCGTGACCAACGGCGGCGCGCCCGTCACCGCGTGGACGCTCACCTGGACCTACACCGGCAGCCAGACGGTGACCTCGGCGTGGAACGCCACCGTCACCCAGTCCGGGAAGGTGGTCACGGCGAAGAACGTCGCCCACAACGGCACCCTCGGCTCCGGCGCCAGCACCCAGTTCGGGATCCAGGCGAGTTTCCAGGGCACCAACGACGCGCCGGTCGACTACGCGTTCAACGGCGTGTCCTGCAACGGCCAGCCGCCGACCACGACGACCACCACCACCACGACCACTACCACCACCACGCCGTCCGTACCGGGCAAGTGCCCGGCGGGCGCCGTCTGCGACGACTTCGAGGGCCAGACCGGCACCTCGCCGTCGGGCCTGTGGAGCGTCGGCGCGGCGAACTGCACCGGCGCGGGCACGGTCTCCGTGGACAACGCGGTCGCCCACGCGGGCACCCGCTCCGTCCGCGTCGACGGCAAGGCCGGCTACTGCAACCACATCTTCTTCGGCACCTCCGTCGCCACCACCGGCCCGGTGCGCGTCCGCTACTACCTCCGCCACACCACCCTGCTGCCCGCCAGCCACATCACCATGGCGGCGCTGAAGGACTCCGCGGACAGCGGCCGCGACCTCCGCTTCGGCGGCCAGAACCAGGCCCTGCAGTGGAACCGCGAATCCGACGACGCCACCCTGCCCGCCCAGAGCCCCGCGGGCGTCGCGCAGAGCGTTCCCCTGCCGGTCAACCAGTGGAACTGCGTCGAGTTCGAGATCGACCGCGCGGGCACCCTGCGCACCTGGCTCGACTCCCGTGAGATCACCGGCCTGAAGGTCGACGGCGTCCCGACCCCCGACGTCGACCAGCAGTGGCTCGCCCGCTCCGGCTGGCGCCCCGCCCCGGTCGACCTGCGGCTGGGCTGGGAGAGCTACGGCGAAGGCGCCGACACGCTCTGGTACGACGACGTCGTGATCGCGAGCTCCGCGATCGGCTGCTGA
- the tatC gene encoding twin-arginine translocase subunit TatC, whose translation MSLKDHLYDLRSRLAWGLLFIAIGAIFGFFWWQWRLFGLPSLGDVVIAPYCGIPLDNRLHQGTVACQLLQTEPFEGFMIRLKVGAAAGMALTSPLWLNQVWRFIAPGLYSKERKFALVFVFAASVLFICGAVLAFYVVPQGLNVLVGFGDEKFLTALSGGAYINFVLALLLIFGVSFELPLVVVMLNQVGVVSYEKLNKWRRGIIFALFIFAAIATPGTDPISMVFLAVALTLLFEVAIQMARVHDRRAAKKLAAENLVELDDNEAAPFDYTPSSVEEEPVEAPATPQKRPNYDDAT comes from the coding sequence ATGTCCCTCAAGGACCACCTCTACGACCTGCGCAGCAGGCTCGCGTGGGGTCTGCTGTTCATCGCCATCGGCGCGATCTTCGGCTTCTTCTGGTGGCAGTGGCGGCTCTTCGGCCTGCCCAGCCTCGGTGACGTCGTCATCGCCCCGTACTGCGGCATCCCGCTGGACAACCGGCTGCACCAGGGCACCGTCGCCTGCCAGCTGCTGCAGACGGAGCCGTTCGAGGGTTTCATGATCCGCCTGAAGGTCGGCGCGGCCGCGGGCATGGCGCTCACGTCCCCGCTGTGGCTCAACCAGGTGTGGCGGTTCATCGCGCCCGGCCTGTACTCGAAGGAGCGCAAGTTCGCGCTCGTCTTCGTGTTCGCCGCGTCCGTGCTCTTCATCTGCGGCGCCGTGCTCGCCTTCTACGTCGTGCCGCAGGGCCTGAACGTCCTGGTCGGCTTCGGCGACGAGAAGTTCCTGACCGCGCTGTCCGGTGGCGCGTACATCAACTTCGTCCTGGCCCTGCTGCTCATCTTCGGCGTCAGCTTCGAGCTGCCGCTGGTGGTGGTCATGCTCAACCAGGTCGGCGTGGTGAGCTACGAGAAGCTGAACAAGTGGCGGCGCGGCATCATCTTCGCCCTGTTCATCTTCGCCGCCATCGCCACGCCGGGCACCGACCCGATCTCGATGGTGTTCCTCGCCGTCGCGTTGACGCTGCTGTTCGAGGTCGCGATCCAGATGGCCCGCGTGCACGACCGGCGGGCCGCCAAGAAGCTCGCCGCCGAGAACCTGGTCGAGTTGGACGACAACGAGGCAGCGCCGTTCGACTACACCCCCTCCTCCGTCGAGGAGGAACCGGTCGAGGCGCCCGCGACCCCGCAGAAGCGCCCGAACTACGACGACGCCACATGA
- a CDS encoding bacteriophage holin: protein MPYLPSLVLVVIGVVVLVVMAVRVTRSLRRFTVASTLVGDNVGNGVGLLKARTAALGVAFAERRSDQPRVRSTDRGRQEDHRG, encoded by the coding sequence GTGCCGTACTTGCCCAGCCTGGTGCTCGTGGTCATCGGAGTGGTCGTCCTCGTGGTGATGGCGGTCAGGGTGACCCGTTCGTTGCGCCGCTTCACAGTCGCCAGCACCCTGGTGGGTGACAATGTGGGCAATGGCGTGGGTTTGCTGAAGGCGCGGACGGCCGCGCTCGGCGTGGCCTTCGCCGAACGGCGTTCGGATCAGCCCCGCGTGCGATCGACGGACCGGGGGAGACAGGAGGACCACCGTGGGTAA
- the tatA gene encoding Sec-independent protein translocase subunit TatA, giving the protein MGNLGATELIIIAVVIILLFGAKKLPDMARSLGKSAKILKAETKGLREDDDQAQHQAPPQQYAPQPPVQQAPPQQLPPAQPQVAQPQVAQPPVAQPVVQPVVQQQPVDQKNTNN; this is encoded by the coding sequence GTGGGTAACCTCGGAGCTACAGAGCTGATCATCATCGCCGTGGTGATCATCCTGCTGTTCGGTGCGAAGAAGCTGCCGGACATGGCGCGCTCGCTCGGCAAGTCGGCGAAGATCCTCAAGGCGGAGACCAAGGGTCTGCGCGAGGACGACGACCAGGCGCAGCACCAGGCGCCGCCGCAGCAGTACGCGCCGCAGCCGCCGGTCCAGCAGGCCCCGCCGCAGCAGCTGCCGCCCGCGCAGCCCCAGGTCGCGCAGCCCCAGGTCGCGCAGCCGCCCGTCGCGCAGCCGGTCGTGCAGCCGGTCGTGCAGCAGCAGCCCGTTGACCAGAAGAACACCAACAACTGA
- the gltB gene encoding glutamate synthase large subunit encodes MTHHKQQPGSAQGLYDPQFEHDACGVAFVADLAGRRNHDIVSKALIALRNLEHRGARGAEPETGDGAGILIQVPDAFYRAVVDFELPEAGGYAVGTAFLPVDPGERAGVVDAIGRIAAEEDAEVLGWRELPVDAEHVGPTAATTMPHFAQVFVAPRNPAVEGLALERLAFVVRKRAEHAVDVYFPSLSARTVVYKGMLTEPQVERFFPDLTDERVTSSIGLVHSRFSTNTFPSWPLAHPYRYVAHNGEINTLRGNRNWMDARESTLRSDLVDGDLSRIFPVITRGASDSASFDEVLEMLHLGGRSLPHAVLMMIPEAWENHTEMDAARRAFYEFHATLMEPWDGPALVSFTDGTVIGAVLDRNGLRPARYWVTEDGLVVLGSEAGVLEFDPATIVRKGRLEPGRMFLVDTAAGRIIDDDEIKGELAAAQPYADWIAEGLVALDDLPLREREWPSHASLVRRQQAFGYTEEELNVLLRPMAVSGAEPIGSMGNDAPFAPLSDRPRQLFDYFTQLFAQVTNPPLDSIREELITSLQTTVGSEPNLLFADGDSCRRITLPFPVLDNDELAKITHVNDDGEFPEFQAVTVRGTYDVRGGGAALVARLDQIRSEVSEAIEDGARVIVLSDRGVTATKAPIPSLLLTGAVHHHLVREKTRTQVGLIVESGDAREVHHIALLVGYGAKAVNPYLAMATVEDLSARGVLGDISPHQAARNLIKGLGKGVRKTMSKMGVSTVASYTGAQIFEAIGLGAGVVENCFTGTTSRLGGVDFDILAEEVAKRHRKAFPPDGVHASHRELEVGGEYQWRREGEAHLFNPTTVFKLQHSTRSGRYDVFKEYTRAVDEQSERLYTLRGLFAFKEGLRPAVPIEEVEPVSEIVKRFATGAISYGSISKEMHEVLAIAMNRLGAKSNTGEGGEDSDRYTRDANGDLRRSAIKQVASGRFGVTSEYLVNADDIQIKMAQGAKPGEGGQLPGTKVYPWIAKTRHSTPGVGLISPPPHHDIYSIEDLAQLIHDLKNANPVARIHVKLVSEVGVGTVAAGVSKAHADVVLISGHDGGTGASPLSSLKHAGGPWELGLAETQQTLLANRLRDRIVVQTDGQLKTGRDVVIAALLGAEEFGFATAPLVVSGCVMMRVCHLDTCPVGVATQNPVLRAKFTGQAEHVVNFFQFIAQEVRELLAQLGFRSLLEAVGHAEFLDKRKAVDHWKAAGLDLSPIFHVPELPPRAARHRTTTQDHGLEKALDNTLIQLAEGALSSGDRVRLELPVRNVNRTVGTMLGSEVTKRWGGEGLPDDTIDITFTGTAGQSFGAFLPKGITLRLVGDANDYVGKGLSGGRITVRPVAEAQFAAEQNIIAGNVIGYGATGGELFLRGRVGERFCVRNSGALAVVEGVGDHGCEYMTGGRVVVLGQTGRNFAAGMSGGIAYVLDLLPQRVNPEMVDLDRLTDDERGFLREVVERHYAETESAVARGLLADWDVAAERFTKVMPKDFKRVLAAQEQAEREGRDVNEAIMEAAHG; translated from the coding sequence GTGACCCACCACAAGCAGCAACCAGGCTCCGCGCAGGGTCTTTACGACCCGCAGTTCGAGCACGACGCGTGCGGTGTCGCGTTCGTCGCCGATCTGGCCGGACGCCGCAACCACGACATCGTCTCCAAGGCCCTGATCGCGTTGCGCAACCTGGAACACCGGGGTGCTCGGGGCGCGGAACCCGAGACCGGTGACGGCGCGGGCATCCTGATCCAGGTGCCGGACGCGTTCTACCGGGCCGTCGTCGACTTCGAGCTCCCGGAAGCGGGTGGGTACGCCGTGGGGACGGCGTTCCTGCCCGTGGACCCCGGTGAGCGCGCCGGGGTCGTCGACGCGATCGGCCGGATCGCGGCCGAGGAGGACGCCGAGGTGCTCGGGTGGCGCGAGCTGCCGGTCGACGCCGAGCACGTCGGCCCGACGGCGGCGACCACCATGCCGCACTTCGCCCAGGTGTTCGTCGCACCGCGCAACCCGGCCGTCGAGGGGCTGGCGTTGGAGCGGTTGGCGTTCGTCGTGCGCAAGCGCGCCGAGCACGCGGTGGACGTGTACTTCCCGTCGCTGTCGGCGCGGACCGTCGTGTACAAGGGGATGCTGACCGAGCCGCAGGTGGAGAGGTTCTTCCCGGACCTCACCGACGAGCGGGTGACCAGCTCCATCGGGCTGGTGCACTCCCGGTTCTCCACGAACACGTTCCCGTCGTGGCCGCTGGCGCACCCGTACCGGTACGTGGCGCACAACGGTGAGATCAACACGTTGCGCGGCAACCGGAACTGGATGGACGCCCGCGAGTCGACGCTGCGCTCGGACCTCGTCGACGGGGACCTGTCCCGGATCTTCCCGGTCATCACCCGCGGCGCCAGCGACTCCGCCTCGTTCGACGAGGTGCTGGAGATGCTGCACCTGGGCGGCCGGTCGCTGCCGCACGCGGTGCTGATGATGATCCCGGAGGCGTGGGAGAACCACACCGAGATGGACGCCGCGCGGCGCGCGTTCTACGAGTTCCACGCCACGCTCATGGAGCCGTGGGACGGGCCCGCCCTGGTGTCGTTCACCGACGGCACGGTCATCGGCGCGGTGCTGGACCGCAACGGCCTGCGCCCGGCCCGGTACTGGGTCACCGAGGACGGGCTCGTGGTGCTCGGCAGCGAGGCCGGTGTGCTGGAGTTCGACCCGGCCACGATCGTCCGGAAGGGACGGTTGGAGCCCGGCCGCATGTTCCTGGTCGACACCGCCGCGGGCCGGATCATCGACGACGACGAGATCAAGGGCGAGCTGGCCGCCGCGCAGCCGTACGCGGACTGGATCGCCGAGGGCCTCGTGGCGCTCGACGACCTGCCGCTGCGGGAGCGCGAGTGGCCCTCGCACGCGTCGCTGGTGCGCAGGCAGCAGGCGTTCGGCTACACCGAGGAGGAGCTGAACGTCCTGCTCCGGCCGATGGCCGTCTCGGGCGCCGAGCCGATCGGGTCGATGGGCAACGACGCCCCGTTCGCACCCCTGTCGGACCGGCCGCGGCAGCTGTTCGACTACTTCACGCAGCTCTTCGCGCAGGTGACGAACCCGCCGCTGGACTCGATCCGCGAGGAGCTCATCACCTCGCTGCAGACCACGGTCGGGTCGGAGCCGAACCTGCTATTCGCCGACGGCGACTCGTGCAGGCGGATCACGCTGCCGTTCCCGGTGCTGGACAACGACGAGCTGGCCAAGATCACCCACGTCAACGACGACGGGGAGTTCCCGGAGTTCCAGGCCGTCACCGTCCGCGGCACCTACGACGTGCGCGGAGGCGGCGCGGCGCTGGTGGCCAGGCTCGACCAGATCCGGTCGGAGGTGTCGGAGGCCATCGAGGACGGCGCGCGGGTCATCGTGCTGTCCGACCGCGGCGTGACCGCGACCAAGGCGCCGATCCCGTCGTTGCTGCTCACCGGCGCGGTGCACCACCACCTGGTGCGCGAGAAGACCCGCACGCAGGTCGGGCTCATCGTGGAGTCCGGCGACGCCCGCGAGGTGCACCACATCGCCCTGCTGGTCGGGTACGGCGCCAAGGCCGTCAACCCGTACCTGGCGATGGCGACCGTGGAGGACCTGAGCGCGCGCGGCGTGCTCGGCGACATCTCGCCGCACCAGGCGGCCCGGAACCTGATCAAGGGGCTGGGCAAGGGCGTGCGCAAGACGATGTCGAAGATGGGCGTCTCCACGGTCGCGTCCTACACCGGCGCGCAGATCTTCGAGGCCATCGGCCTCGGGGCGGGCGTGGTCGAGAACTGCTTCACCGGCACCACGTCCCGGCTCGGCGGCGTCGACTTCGACATCCTCGCCGAGGAGGTGGCGAAGCGGCACCGCAAGGCGTTCCCGCCCGACGGGGTGCACGCGAGCCACCGCGAGCTGGAGGTGGGCGGCGAGTACCAGTGGCGCCGCGAAGGCGAGGCGCACCTGTTCAACCCCACCACCGTGTTCAAGCTCCAGCACTCCACGAGGTCCGGTCGCTACGACGTCTTCAAGGAGTACACCCGCGCGGTCGACGAGCAGTCCGAGCGGCTGTACACGCTGCGCGGCCTGTTCGCGTTCAAGGAGGGGCTGCGGCCCGCCGTGCCGATCGAGGAGGTCGAGCCGGTCTCCGAGATCGTCAAGCGGTTCGCCACCGGCGCCATCTCCTACGGGTCGATCTCCAAGGAGATGCACGAGGTCCTCGCGATCGCGATGAACCGGCTGGGCGCCAAGTCCAACACCGGTGAGGGCGGCGAGGACAGCGACCGCTACACCCGCGACGCCAACGGCGACCTGCGCCGGTCGGCGATCAAGCAGGTGGCCTCCGGGCGGTTCGGCGTGACCAGCGAGTACCTGGTGAACGCGGACGACATCCAGATCAAGATGGCGCAGGGCGCGAAGCCCGGCGAGGGCGGGCAGCTGCCCGGCACCAAGGTGTACCCGTGGATCGCGAAGACCCGGCACTCCACGCCGGGCGTCGGGCTCATCTCCCCGCCGCCGCACCACGACATCTACTCCATCGAGGACCTGGCCCAGCTGATCCACGACCTCAAGAACGCCAACCCGGTCGCCCGCATCCACGTGAAGCTGGTGTCCGAGGTCGGCGTCGGCACGGTCGCGGCGGGCGTGTCCAAGGCGCACGCCGACGTGGTGCTGATCTCCGGGCACGACGGCGGCACCGGCGCCTCCCCGCTGTCCTCGCTCAAGCACGCGGGCGGACCGTGGGAGCTGGGGTTGGCCGAGACGCAGCAGACGTTGCTGGCCAACAGGTTGCGCGACCGGATCGTGGTGCAGACCGACGGCCAGCTCAAGACCGGCCGCGACGTCGTCATCGCCGCGCTGCTCGGCGCGGAGGAGTTCGGCTTCGCGACCGCGCCGCTGGTCGTGTCGGGCTGCGTCATGATGCGGGTGTGCCACCTCGACACCTGCCCGGTCGGCGTGGCGACGCAGAACCCGGTGCTGCGCGCCAAGTTCACCGGTCAGGCCGAGCACGTGGTGAACTTCTTCCAGTTCATCGCCCAGGAAGTGCGGGAACTGCTGGCGCAGCTGGGTTTCCGGTCGCTGCTGGAGGCCGTCGGGCACGCCGAGTTCCTGGACAAGCGCAAGGCCGTCGACCACTGGAAGGCCGCCGGTCTCGACCTGTCGCCGATCTTCCACGTGCCGGAGCTGCCGCCGCGCGCGGCCAGGCACCGGACCACCACGCAGGACCACGGTCTGGAGAAGGCGCTCGACAACACGCTCATCCAGCTCGCCGAGGGCGCCCTGTCCTCCGGCGACCGGGTGCGGCTGGAACTGCCCGTGCGCAACGTGAACCGCACGGTCGGCACCATGCTCGGCTCGGAGGTGACCAAGCGCTGGGGCGGTGAAGGGCTGCCGGACGACACGATCGACATCACCTTCACCGGCACGGCGGGCCAGTCGTTCGGCGCGTTCCTGCCCAAGGGCATCACGCTGCGGCTGGTCGGCGACGCCAACGACTACGTCGGCAAGGGCCTGTCCGGCGGGCGGATCACGGTCCGCCCGGTGGCCGAGGCGCAGTTCGCGGCGGAGCAGAACATCATCGCGGGCAACGTGATCGGCTACGGCGCGACCGGCGGCGAGCTCTTCCTGCGCGGCCGGGTCGGCGAGCGGTTCTGCGTGCGCAACTCCGGCGCGCTGGCCGTCGTCGAGGGCGTGGGCGACCACGGCTGCGAGTACATGACCGGTGGCCGGGTCGTGGTGCTCGGGCAGACCGGCCGCAACTTCGCGGCGGGCATGTCCGGCGGCATCGCCTACGTGCTGGACCTGCTGCCGCAACGGGTGAACCCCGAGATGGTCGACCTCGACCGGCTCACCGACGACGAGCGCGGGTTCCTGCGCGAGGTCGTCGAACGCCACTACGCGGAGACGGAATCCGCCGTGGCACGGGGTTTGCTGGCTGACTGGGACGTGGCCGCGGAGCGGTTCACGAAGGTCATGCCGAAGGACTTCAAGCGGGTGCTGGCGGCGCAGGAGCAGGCCGAGCGCGAGGGCCGCGACGTCAACGAGGCGATCATGGAGGCCGCTCATGGCTGA
- a CDS encoding diacylglycerol kinase family protein, translated as MTRAALLVCPASGGGRAARIAGTVAAGLREAVDRLDLHVGQSAADTARLARKAVADGVDVLVVLGGDGGAHLGVQACAETPTALAVVPAGTGNDLAAVLGTATVDDVVANLRSGARKRFDLGRVSTGTWFATVLCAGFDSAVNERANAMRWPAGPRRYDLAILAELAALRALPLVVETEHGVEELDATLVAIGNTPNYGGGIPVCPGADPSDGLFDLTVVTAVSRTALVRMLPTLRTGNHVDHIAVRTLRARSVRLAGDNGWVGYADGERVAELPLSVECRPGALAVVAS; from the coding sequence ATGACCCGCGCCGCCCTGCTGGTGTGCCCCGCCTCGGGTGGGGGCAGGGCGGCCCGGATCGCGGGCACGGTCGCCGCCGGTCTGCGGGAGGCCGTGGACCGGCTGGACCTGCATGTGGGCCAGAGCGCCGCGGACACCGCCCGGCTGGCCCGCAAGGCGGTGGCCGACGGCGTGGACGTGCTCGTCGTCCTGGGCGGCGACGGTGGCGCGCACCTCGGCGTCCAGGCGTGCGCGGAGACCCCGACGGCGCTGGCCGTGGTGCCCGCGGGCACCGGCAACGACCTCGCGGCCGTGCTCGGCACGGCGACCGTCGACGACGTGGTGGCGAACCTGCGTTCGGGTGCGCGCAAGCGCTTCGACCTCGGCCGCGTCTCGACCGGCACCTGGTTCGCGACGGTGCTGTGCGCCGGGTTCGACTCGGCGGTGAACGAGCGGGCGAACGCCATGCGGTGGCCCGCCGGACCGCGTCGGTACGACCTGGCGATCCTGGCCGAGCTGGCGGCGTTGCGGGCGCTGCCGCTGGTGGTGGAGACCGAGCACGGCGTCGAGGAGCTGGACGCGACGCTGGTCGCCATCGGCAACACCCCCAACTACGGCGGCGGCATCCCCGTCTGCCCCGGCGCCGACCCGTCCGACGGGCTGTTCGACCTCACCGTCGTCACGGCGGTCAGCCGGACCGCGCTGGTCCGGATGCTGCCCACGCTGCGCACCGGCAACCACGTCGACCACATCGCCGTGCGGACGCTGCGCGCCCGGTCCGTCCGCCTCGCCGGGGACAACGGCTGGGTCGGCTACGCCGACGGCGAGCGCGTCGCCGAACTGCCCCTCTCGGTCGAGTGCCGCCCCGGCGCGTTGGCGGTCGTCGCCTCGTAG
- a CDS encoding glutamate synthase subunit beta, translating to MADPRGFLTTQREVPTTRPVFLRLKDWREVYEEFEGQRLEKQAGRCMDCGIPFCHQGCPLGNLIPEWNTLVWRDDWRQAAERLHATNNFPEFTGTLCPAPCETACVVGINGDPVTIKRVEISIIDRAWDEGWVTPQIPEVRTGRKVAVVGSGPAGLAAAQQLTRAGHDVVVLERADAIGGLLRYGIPEFKMEKWRLDRRLDQMRAEGTEFRVSVDIGVDVTVEELRASYDAVVLAGGATAWRDLPIPGRSLSGVHQAMEYLPPANRVARGDLDRSPIHAEGKHVVVIGGGDTGADCVGTAHRQGAASVTQLEIMPRPPEARAANNPWPTYSMVYRVSSAHEEGGERVYAVSTVEFQGDEDGAVQSIQLVEVAFEAGKFVAVEGTERVIPAQLVTLAMGFLGPERAGLIEDLGVELDPRGNVVRDRSFATTVDGVFVAGDMGRGQSLIVWAIAEGRSAAAGVDAYLTGRDLLPRPIEPTDRPMA from the coding sequence ATGGCTGACCCGAGGGGTTTTCTCACCACCCAGCGCGAAGTGCCGACCACCAGGCCGGTGTTCCTGCGCCTCAAGGACTGGCGCGAGGTCTACGAGGAGTTCGAGGGGCAGCGGCTGGAGAAGCAGGCCGGGCGCTGCATGGACTGCGGCATCCCGTTCTGCCACCAGGGCTGCCCGCTGGGCAACCTCATCCCCGAGTGGAACACCCTGGTGTGGCGGGACGACTGGCGGCAGGCCGCCGAACGCCTGCACGCCACGAACAACTTCCCGGAGTTCACCGGGACGCTGTGCCCCGCCCCCTGCGAGACCGCCTGCGTCGTCGGCATCAACGGCGATCCGGTGACCATCAAGCGGGTCGAGATCTCGATCATCGACCGCGCGTGGGACGAGGGCTGGGTCACCCCGCAGATCCCGGAGGTCCGCACCGGCAGGAAGGTCGCCGTCGTGGGTTCCGGGCCGGCGGGGCTGGCCGCCGCGCAGCAGTTGACGCGCGCCGGTCACGACGTCGTGGTGCTGGAGCGCGCCGACGCGATCGGCGGGCTGCTGCGCTACGGCATCCCCGAGTTCAAGATGGAGAAGTGGCGGCTCGACCGGCGACTCGACCAGATGCGGGCCGAGGGGACGGAGTTCCGCGTCTCGGTCGACATCGGTGTCGACGTCACCGTCGAGGAGCTGCGCGCCTCCTACGACGCCGTCGTGCTGGCGGGTGGGGCCACCGCGTGGCGCGACCTGCCGATCCCCGGTCGGTCGCTGTCCGGTGTGCACCAGGCGATGGAGTACCTGCCGCCCGCCAACAGGGTGGCGCGCGGGGATCTCGACCGGTCGCCGATCCACGCCGAGGGCAAGCACGTCGTCGTGATCGGCGGCGGTGACACCGGCGCGGACTGCGTCGGCACCGCGCACCGGCAGGGGGCGGCTTCGGTGACGCAGCTGGAGATCATGCCCCGACCGCCGGAGGCGCGGGCCGCGAACAACCCGTGGCCCACGTACTCGATGGTCTACCGGGTGTCCTCCGCGCACGAGGAGGGCGGCGAACGCGTCTACGCGGTGTCCACCGTCGAGTTCCAGGGCGACGAGGACGGCGCGGTGCAGTCGATCCAGCTCGTCGAGGTCGCTTTCGAGGCCGGGAAGTTCGTCGCGGTCGAGGGAACGGAACGGGTCATCCCGGCCCAGCTCGTGACGCTCGCGATGGGTTTCCTCGGGCCGGAACGCGCCGGGCTGATCGAGGACCTCGGCGTGGAACTGGACCCGCGCGGCAACGTCGTGCGGGACCGCTCGTTCGCCACGACCGTGGACGGGGTGTTCGTCGCAGGCGACATGGGCCGTGGCCAGTCGCTGATCGTGTGGGCCATCGCGGAGGGCCGCTCGGCCGCCGCGGGGGTCGACGCGTACCTGACCGGCCGTGACCTGCTGCCGCGACCGATCGAACCCACCGACCGACCGATGGCCTGA